From Deferrisoma camini S3R1, the proteins below share one genomic window:
- a CDS encoding LysR family transcriptional regulator, which produces MSLRALRTLVAIGRKGSFAAAAAQVGLTQAAVSLQMKALEEEFGVELFDRSGGRPRFNAAGRLALERAEEILALYDELRAQLNPEGSLPGAIVLGVIPSALTGPVPEALAALKRTYPQLQVRIRSGISDALAPRVEEADLDVALISEPPYALPAHCEWRAYDEEPFYVVGPPGMTARDDVEWFRDLPFVRFDKTAWTGAMVEGQLMARGIRPRDVIELDSMEAVLSLVEQGLGVAVVPLNRARLHEASRRFSLLPFGDPQLRRRVGIYEKRRHPGRAITDFLYDTLREICSP; this is translated from the coding sequence ATGTCGTTGAGGGCCCTTCGCACCCTGGTGGCCATCGGCCGGAAAGGAAGCTTTGCCGCGGCAGCGGCCCAGGTGGGGCTCACCCAGGCCGCGGTGAGCCTGCAGATGAAGGCCCTGGAGGAGGAGTTCGGGGTCGAGCTGTTCGATCGCTCCGGCGGCCGGCCGCGGTTCAACGCGGCCGGCCGCCTTGCCTTGGAGCGGGCCGAGGAGATCCTGGCCCTGTACGACGAGCTCCGGGCCCAGCTCAACCCCGAGGGCAGCCTGCCCGGGGCGATCGTGCTCGGGGTGATCCCGTCGGCCCTGACCGGGCCGGTGCCCGAGGCCCTGGCCGCCCTGAAGCGAACCTACCCCCAGCTCCAGGTCCGGATCCGGTCGGGCATCTCCGACGCCCTGGCCCCGCGGGTGGAGGAGGCCGACCTGGACGTGGCCCTGATCAGCGAGCCTCCCTACGCCCTGCCGGCCCACTGCGAGTGGCGGGCCTACGACGAGGAGCCTTTTTACGTGGTGGGCCCCCCCGGCATGACGGCGCGGGACGATGTGGAATGGTTCCGGGACCTGCCGTTCGTTCGGTTTGACAAGACCGCCTGGACCGGGGCCATGGTGGAGGGCCAGCTCATGGCCCGGGGCATCCGGCCCCGGGACGTGATAGAGCTGGACTCCATGGAGGCCGTGCTGAGCCTGGTGGAGCAGGGCCTCGGCGTGGCCGTGGTGCCGCTGAACCGGGCCCGCCTCCACGAGGCCTCCCGCCGGTTCTCCCTCCTTCCCTTCGGCGACCCCCAGCTGAGGCGACGGGTGGGCATCTACGAGAAGAGGCGCCACCCCGGCCGGGCGATCACCGACTTTCTCTACGACACCCTCCGCGAGATCTGTTCACCATAA
- the mdh gene encoding malate dehydrogenase: MARNKITVVGAGFVGATAAHWAAAKELGDVVLVDIVEGVPQGKALDLLQASPVEGFNVNVVGTNGYDETAGSDVVIITAGLPRKPGMSRDDLLLKNFQIVKSVTEQVAPRSPNAVIIVVSNPLDAMAYTALKVSGFPKERVVGMAGILDTARFRTFVSLELGVSVEDVQAFVLGGHGDSMVPLARYCSVGGIPLQSLLPPERIEALIERTRNGGAEIVNYLKTGSAFFAPSASAVQMAEAILKDQKRVLPCAAYLEGEYGYQGIYLGVPVLLGEGGVEKVFEIDLTPDEKAALDRSAEAVKGLVAKLPI, encoded by the coding sequence ATGGCCAGGAACAAGATCACGGTGGTGGGCGCAGGGTTCGTGGGGGCCACCGCGGCCCACTGGGCGGCGGCCAAGGAGCTGGGGGACGTGGTCCTGGTGGACATCGTGGAGGGGGTGCCCCAGGGCAAGGCGCTGGACCTGCTCCAGGCGAGCCCGGTGGAGGGGTTCAACGTGAACGTGGTGGGCACCAACGGCTACGACGAGACCGCCGGCTCGGACGTGGTGATCATCACCGCCGGTCTGCCCCGCAAGCCCGGCATGAGCCGGGACGACCTGCTGCTCAAGAACTTCCAGATCGTCAAGAGCGTGACCGAGCAGGTGGCCCCCCGCTCCCCCAACGCGGTGATCATCGTGGTGTCGAACCCCCTGGACGCCATGGCCTACACCGCGCTGAAGGTGAGCGGCTTCCCCAAGGAGCGGGTGGTGGGCATGGCCGGCATCCTGGACACGGCCCGGTTCCGCACCTTCGTGAGCCTGGAGCTGGGGGTGAGCGTGGAGGACGTGCAGGCCTTCGTGCTGGGCGGCCACGGCGACTCCATGGTGCCCCTGGCCCGGTACTGCAGCGTGGGCGGCATCCCGCTCCAGTCGCTGCTGCCCCCGGAGCGGATCGAGGCCCTGATCGAGCGCACCCGCAACGGCGGAGCCGAGATCGTCAACTACCTCAAGACCGGCAGCGCCTTCTTCGCGCCCTCGGCGTCGGCCGTGCAGATGGCCGAGGCGATCCTGAAGGACCAGAAGCGGGTGCTCCCCTGCGCCGCCTACCTGGAGGGCGAGTACGGCTACCAGGGCATCTACCTGGGCGTGCCGGTGCTCCTGGGCGAGGGCGGGGTGGAGAAGGTGTTCGAGATCGACCTCACCCCCGACGAGAAGGCCGCCCTGGACCGCTCGGCCGAGGCCGTGAAGGGGCTGGTGGCGAAGCTGCCCATCTGA
- a CDS encoding UbiX family flavin prenyltransferase, whose protein sequence is MRRIVVGITGASGVVYGVRLLQVLRQMPAVETHLILSAAARQTLVLETEWAPETVEALADRAYDPGDLAAPIASGSVPTAGMVVAPCSMKTLSAIAHSYADNLIVRAADVTLKERRPLVLVPRETPLHKGHLELMLRAADLGAALVPPMVAFYHRPTTIDEVVDHTVGKVLELLGLEHQLYRRWHET, encoded by the coding sequence ATGAGACGAATCGTGGTCGGAATCACCGGTGCAAGCGGGGTGGTGTACGGGGTGCGCCTCCTCCAGGTGCTGCGGCAGATGCCGGCCGTGGAGACCCACCTGATCCTGTCGGCCGCGGCCCGCCAGACCCTGGTGCTGGAGACCGAGTGGGCCCCCGAAACGGTGGAAGCCTTGGCCGACCGGGCGTATGATCCGGGAGACCTGGCCGCGCCGATCGCGAGCGGCTCGGTTCCCACGGCCGGCATGGTCGTGGCGCCGTGCTCCATGAAGACCCTGTCGGCCATCGCCCACTCGTACGCCGACAACCTGATCGTGCGGGCCGCCGACGTGACCCTGAAGGAGCGCCGGCCCCTGGTGCTGGTGCCCCGGGAGACCCCCTTGCACAAGGGCCACCTGGAGCTGATGCTCCGGGCCGCCGACCTGGGCGCGGCCCTGGTGCCACCGATGGTGGCCTTCTATCATCGGCCCACCACCATCGACGAGGTGGTGGACCACACCGTGGGCAAGGTGCTCGAACTCCTGGGGCTGGAGCACCAGCTCTACCGGCGTTGGCACGAGACCTGA
- a CDS encoding NUDIX hydrolase: MPKPWPVEERTLEGDFRIFRLVRERARSPRTGAAHDFFVLETGDWVNVIPVTADGQVVMVRQYRHGVKRVTLEIPGGLVDDGEDPAAAAARELEEETGYRPERVIHLGSVDAQPALQNNRCHTYLALDAVRVADPAPDAGEDLRVVLVPLDEVPRRIAEGEITHAHVLAAFYWYELWKRRPGT, from the coding sequence ATGCCCAAGCCCTGGCCCGTGGAGGAGCGAACCCTGGAAGGGGACTTCCGGATCTTTCGGCTGGTGCGCGAGCGGGCCCGCAGCCCCCGCACCGGCGCGGCCCACGACTTCTTCGTGCTGGAGACCGGCGACTGGGTGAACGTGATCCCGGTGACCGCCGACGGCCAGGTGGTGATGGTGCGCCAGTACCGGCACGGGGTGAAGCGGGTCACCCTGGAGATCCCGGGCGGGCTGGTGGACGACGGCGAGGATCCGGCCGCGGCCGCGGCCCGGGAGCTGGAGGAGGAGACCGGGTACCGGCCGGAGCGGGTGATCCACCTGGGCTCGGTGGACGCCCAGCCGGCCCTGCAGAACAACCGGTGCCACACCTACCTGGCCCTGGACGCCGTTCGGGTGGCCGACCCCGCGCCCGATGCGGGCGAGGACCTGCGGGTGGTGCTGGTTCCCTTGGACGAGGTGCCCCGCCGGATCGCTGAGGGCGAGATCACCCACGCCCACGTACTGGCCGCGTTCTACTGGTACGAGCTGTGGAAGCGCCGGCCCGGGACGTGA
- a CDS encoding L,D-transpeptidase family protein — protein MLRWSLLLTPLLLAAAVADAHDLPTGGPRLGVFRQVAGELRTVEVRPGDTLVGIASRVGVPWTTLARENGIQDPDRIYPGQELRVDTRRVVPALADDGWVINVPEATLYVFEDGRVTARYPVGLGRPAWPTPLGSFRILFREENPTWEVPPSIQEEMRRENRVVRQKVPPGPDNPLGRYWIQLSVWGYGVHGTPFPTSVGQFLSHGCIRARDGDIDELFGLATRGTRVEIAYLPVKLAVTPEGEVWAEAHPDVYGLGFPTEKEVWQALQEAGVTDRVDREALRTVLRQKDGVARRVGLPPPQAGSDPASQEGADAFAVWQCLDCPPGPQQEGHVPGGGPGPDRPARPLPHRGARRRRPGGVPAPDGGPGHGPPGAGRLTQLRVGGARHPGPAPAAGLVHGRDPLLPAGRLRGPRAEPAPVGRTVRGAALAARASRSPRRGVQAQSRLSANRARASWVAGVGRSFFLTANVARTSTPERSSRLR, from the coding sequence ATGCTTCGTTGGTCGCTTCTTCTCACGCCGCTCCTGCTGGCTGCAGCCGTCGCCGACGCCCACGACCTCCCCACCGGTGGCCCGCGGCTGGGGGTGTTTCGCCAGGTGGCGGGTGAGCTGCGAACGGTGGAGGTCCGGCCCGGCGATACCCTGGTGGGGATCGCGTCGCGGGTGGGGGTCCCCTGGACGACCCTGGCCCGGGAGAACGGGATCCAGGACCCGGACCGGATCTACCCGGGCCAGGAGCTTCGGGTGGACACCCGGCGGGTGGTGCCCGCGCTCGCGGACGACGGGTGGGTGATCAACGTGCCTGAGGCCACCCTGTACGTGTTCGAGGACGGTCGGGTGACGGCCCGGTATCCCGTGGGGCTGGGTCGGCCGGCGTGGCCCACGCCGCTGGGGTCGTTCCGGATCCTGTTCCGGGAGGAGAACCCCACCTGGGAGGTGCCCCCGTCGATCCAGGAGGAGATGCGGCGGGAGAACCGGGTGGTCCGGCAGAAGGTGCCCCCCGGCCCGGACAACCCCCTGGGCCGTTACTGGATCCAGCTGTCCGTGTGGGGCTACGGGGTCCACGGCACCCCGTTCCCCACCTCGGTGGGGCAGTTTCTGAGCCACGGGTGCATCCGGGCCCGCGACGGCGACATCGACGAGCTGTTCGGTCTGGCCACCCGGGGCACCCGGGTCGAGATCGCCTACCTGCCGGTGAAGCTGGCCGTGACCCCCGAGGGCGAGGTGTGGGCCGAGGCCCACCCCGACGTGTACGGCCTGGGGTTTCCCACGGAAAAAGAGGTGTGGCAGGCTCTCCAGGAAGCCGGAGTCACGGATCGGGTGGACCGGGAGGCGCTCCGGACGGTTCTGCGCCAGAAAGACGGCGTGGCCCGGCGGGTGGGCCTGCCGCCCCCCCAGGCCGGAAGCGACCCGGCTTCCCAGGAGGGGGCGGACGCTTTCGCCGTGTGGCAGTGCCTGGACTGCCCCCCCGGGCCCCAGCAGGAGGGTCACGTTCCGGGTGGAGGCCCGGGCCCCGATCGACCTGCCCGACCCCTACCCCATCGAGGTGCGCGACGACGCCGGCCGGGTGGTGTTCCGGCCCCAGATGGTGGCCCAGGCCATGGTCCACCTGGAGCCGGGCGACTCACGCAACTTCGTGTGGGAGGTGCGCGACACCCTGGGCCAGCCCCTGCCGCCGGGCTCGTACACGGCCGTGATCCGCTACTTCCCGCCGGACGGCTCCGGGGTCCGCGAGCTGAGCCTGCCCCTGTGGGTCGGACGGTGAGGGGGGCGGCCCTCGCTGCTCGGGCGTCGCGCTCCCCCCGGCGAGGGGTCCAGGCTCAGAGCAGGCTGTCGGCGAACCGGGCCAGGGCCTCCTGGGTGGCGGGGGTGGGAAGGTCCTTTTTCTTGACCGCCAATGTGGCCCGCACCTCTACCCCAGAGCGCTCCAGCCGCCTCCGGTAG
- a CDS encoding DUF6125 family protein produces MEAKQKGNEGIRMLYDLSKEELIRMLIDDAKNWLAHDGLWFQAVEKAHGMEAAIEADRAAWERFTVIEARRIMERLGMKPGGGIPALVECLNHRFYARLNLQETVEVSERRAVFRMLDCRVQSARKRKGLPDFPCKSVGIVEYAEFARTVDPRIRTRCIACPPDEHPDEFWCAWEFTIPQDARP; encoded by the coding sequence ATGGAGGCGAAGCAGAAGGGGAACGAAGGCATCCGGATGCTCTACGACCTGAGCAAGGAGGAGTTGATCCGGATGCTGATCGACGATGCCAAGAACTGGCTCGCCCACGACGGCCTGTGGTTCCAGGCGGTGGAGAAGGCCCACGGAATGGAGGCGGCGATCGAGGCGGACCGGGCTGCGTGGGAGCGGTTCACCGTGATCGAGGCCCGGCGGATCATGGAGCGGTTGGGGATGAAGCCGGGCGGGGGGATCCCGGCGTTGGTGGAGTGCCTGAATCACAGGTTCTACGCGCGGCTGAACCTGCAGGAGACGGTCGAGGTCTCCGAGCGGAGGGCCGTGTTCCGGATGCTGGACTGCCGGGTCCAGTCGGCCCGGAAGCGGAAGGGGCTTCCGGATTTCCCCTGCAAGTCCGTGGGTATCGTGGAATACGCCGAGTTCGCCCGGACGGTCGATCCGAGGATCCGCACCCGGTGCATCGCTTGCCCGCCGGACGAGCATCCCGACGAGTTTTGGTGCGCCTGGGAGTTTACGATCCCACAGGACGCCCGCCCCTAA
- a CDS encoding FAD-dependent oxidoreductase, translating to MARRIVVIGGVAAGPKAAARARRLDPAAEITVVERDAHASYGACGFPYYVGGGVARIEELMETPSGVVRDPRFFEQVKDVRLLTRTEAVEIRRDHREVVVRSLDTGEARTLPYDRLILATGARATAPPIRGLDAPNVFRLKTYSDARRFRAALDQIADLLKERDLAGDEKARPLRVAVIGAGLIGLETAEALQERGEEVTVVERLPRVLPNADPEVAAHLEKHARSKGIRVLTGVGVREVVVEDGRAVGLRLPDETIRADLVLVATGVRPEVDLARAAGLEIGPTGAIWVDEHLRTSDPSIYAAGDCAEKRHLVTGRPCWIPLGSTANKEGRVAGTNAVLGDVDTFPGVAGSLVMRFFELTAARTGLGEAEAREAGFDPVVALVAGPDKPHFMPGAAPILVKMIADRGSRRLLGVQAVGRGDVARRVDAAVAAVTAGMTVDQVANLDLVYAPPYSPPMDPLLVAANAVRNKLDGRARGVRPDELRQWQGEGAAPLLVDVRSPAEHEALPFGNATLIPLGQLRRRAEDLPRDRPVVLLCKIGLRGYEGQRILDGLGFENASYLEGGVVGWPYEAPDG from the coding sequence GGCGGCTGGACCCCGCGGCCGAGATCACGGTGGTGGAGCGGGACGCCCACGCCAGCTACGGCGCGTGCGGCTTCCCCTACTACGTGGGCGGCGGTGTGGCCCGGATCGAGGAGCTCATGGAGACCCCCTCGGGCGTGGTGCGCGATCCCCGGTTCTTCGAGCAGGTCAAGGACGTTCGGCTCCTGACCCGCACCGAGGCCGTGGAGATTCGGCGGGACCACCGGGAGGTGGTGGTTCGCTCGCTGGACACCGGTGAGGCCCGCACCCTGCCCTACGACCGGCTGATCCTGGCCACCGGAGCCCGGGCGACGGCGCCCCCGATCCGGGGCCTCGACGCGCCCAACGTGTTCCGGCTGAAGACCTACTCGGACGCCCGACGGTTCCGCGCCGCACTGGACCAGATCGCCGATCTCCTGAAGGAACGGGACCTGGCCGGGGACGAGAAGGCCCGGCCGCTCCGGGTGGCCGTGATCGGGGCGGGCCTGATCGGCTTGGAGACCGCCGAGGCCCTGCAAGAGCGGGGCGAGGAGGTCACGGTGGTGGAACGCCTGCCCCGGGTCCTGCCCAACGCGGACCCGGAGGTCGCGGCCCACCTGGAGAAGCACGCCCGGTCCAAGGGGATCCGGGTCCTCACCGGGGTCGGGGTGCGCGAGGTGGTCGTGGAGGACGGTCGCGCGGTGGGCCTTCGGTTGCCGGACGAGACGATCCGCGCCGACCTGGTCCTGGTGGCCACCGGGGTGCGGCCCGAGGTGGACCTGGCCCGGGCCGCCGGCCTGGAGATCGGTCCCACCGGCGCGATCTGGGTGGACGAGCACCTGCGGACCTCGGACCCCAGCATCTACGCGGCAGGCGACTGCGCCGAGAAGCGTCACCTGGTTACGGGCAGGCCCTGCTGGATCCCCTTGGGGTCCACGGCCAACAAGGAGGGCCGGGTGGCCGGCACCAACGCGGTGCTGGGCGACGTGGACACGTTCCCCGGGGTGGCCGGGTCGCTGGTCATGCGGTTCTTCGAGCTCACCGCGGCCCGCACGGGCCTAGGGGAGGCCGAGGCCCGCGAGGCCGGGTTCGACCCCGTGGTCGCGCTGGTGGCCGGGCCGGACAAGCCCCACTTCATGCCCGGCGCCGCCCCCATCCTGGTCAAGATGATCGCGGACCGGGGATCCCGCCGGTTGCTCGGAGTGCAGGCCGTGGGCCGCGGCGACGTGGCCCGGCGGGTGGACGCGGCCGTGGCCGCCGTGACGGCCGGCATGACCGTGGACCAGGTGGCCAACCTGGACCTCGTGTACGCGCCCCCCTACTCCCCCCCGATGGACCCCTTGCTCGTGGCGGCCAACGCCGTCCGGAACAAGCTGGACGGCCGGGCCCGGGGGGTGCGGCCCGACGAGCTCCGGCAGTGGCAGGGGGAGGGCGCGGCCCCCCTGCTGGTGGACGTGCGGAGCCCGGCCGAGCACGAGGCCCTGCCGTTCGGCAACGCCACTTTGATCCCGCTGGGGCAGCTTCGCCGCCGCGCCGAGGACCTGCCCCGTGACCGGCCGGTGGTGCTCCTGTGCAAGATCGGGCTGCGGGGCTACGAAGGGCAGCGGATCCTGGACGGGCTGGGGTTCGAGAACGCCTCGTACCTGGAAGGGGGTGTCGTGGGGTGGCCCTATGAAGCGCCGGATGGATGA